The genomic segment GCCAAGAAACCAATCAATTTGGATTTATTTACTCCCAAATTCTCTATGTTTTGAgcataaaagaaatcaaaagaagaggaAGCAATGTGAATCAAGCTTGTGATCATTACGGATTTTGGATATCCATAGGGTATCCATAAAAAAGACTGGAAAACGTGTAAAAATCATTTCCTGGAAGATCATTCAGTAAAATAGAAAATCATTGTGGTGCTTGGCCCATTTGAGAGCACCTTTTCTAGATCAAGCTTGTGATCCGAGTAACCGCAAATAAAACAAAGTGTTCGGTCCTGAAGAACACCCAAGGTCTGCTATAGTGATAGCTTGAGGAAGTTTGGCGTCACGGAAATCAAGCACTGAAGAGGTGTGCAAACCAACAAATTCATCCACCCAAAAGTTCCAAATTCTGAGATGAATAAGTTGTATGTATACATGGATTTTGCAGACCTCAATTATATGTTCCACGCCTTATCGAGTTTGACTCCCCAAcagcaaaaatattattatacacTGTTCACTTTCTTGtgaattataataatgtaaattttataaatttttaatttggtcatcaatttttttttttgcaatattgaacccttttaaaaccaaattagagctcaattacatatttttattttgtaagtgaGGGTTGAATTGTAAGAAAGGAAACTGAAGTGAAAAAACCAGGTAATACAGGTGGCAAATTGAACATTTTTGTCAAAAATTCATTTGAgttctccattattttttagttattaagtAACCAGTCCCttgaattttacaaaattaaattttaataccaaactttattttacttatttttctgTCCTGTTTTTGATTGGAGAAGAGAGATGAAGTCACCAATTCTAATTAACTTAGAGAGAAAGTCTCTGTCGATGAGGAATCTGGTCATCAAAACGGTTGTTTTGTAtcgaataattttatatgatgagaagaattaagattaaatattcttttttaccttgaaaacactttaaaaaatcatatatgagctcaagattatttttttccgaGTGGATTTCGAGTTTTAAAGTggttgtttatgtttttgtggTTATGAATTGGTTTAACAAGGTCTACACTGTGTTTCCTAagtgttttgggtaaaaaaaggggatgaaaatgagttttcgaataaaaaacaaaaaaccatgtTTTCCCAGCCTTCACGATGGTCAGATTCTAGGAATGAACAGATGACGTTAATGCAGGTGAtgcgtcaattttttttcttctgatgcATGGGGCAGATAACGTGTCGTCTGccccattaaaataaaaaaaatatagattcacGTGCATGTTGTTGCTTGATTGGATCAAGTGCTTGAcctgacttgatttttttttaattttgatttttttcaaaataaattgcgggttgatgttttaattagtttgtgatgattttttaataatattgaatgttttaagtttttaaagaGGTAAGTATGATTcatctgtgattttttttaattttatatagattaattttttaaaaaataatgattttttataagatttttcatatgtgcagccttgcattctttttattcaatatattttatgtgtgtgttggtttctattataaatttcatgtttttcaattacaaatttattttgatagaaaaaattattaaatacaataagGTAAATTACTCATGTtgcgatattaaatatttttatctttatttgtcgctttattttttacaacattTCAGTATTAGGTTGgtgttttattttgtaattgtatattttttttatcatgaagttaaaataaaaatatttttggaaaaaaaattagaattctaCTAGAGTCCATAACTCGGTTCACAGGTTTAGCGTGCTAACCCGAGTTATTTGATTTATAGGTTTGACGAGTTCATCCACTAGCCAAATATGCTTTTTTGTccgtttattatttttattagttttttctcgattttattctttaatattggattgattgagaaattaactgcataatttttttattttttattttctttaagattatcactgtctcaaataagtttttatttttgggctGGTGCTCAATTTCatgaatatatatttctatcatctatataattttaaaaaatataattttttttattaaactcaatggagTTCATGACACGCTTTGCTTAGGGATTAAGATCGATCTAATTTATCATTGTCTTACAAGCTTTtatgaaaaaagttataatattgaaattttGTTAAAAGCTAAGCCATGTTTTTACATGTTATTAAGattgcattttaatttataaaattaataaatttaattaagactAACTCTcgataatttagttttaaactcAAAATAGTCAAAGTGAGATTTTAAAgttgatttattaaatcaaatttaataatacaattaaaaaatccttcattctcttaatattttctttttacttcttaaaaaatcaatccgACTCGCAGCATGTTTAACGATTAGATGTTTGCATTAGCAGAGCTTCAGCATATCAATGGAGGACGGGCTGCTGTTGCCGCCACGGGTATGCTTCTGGCtggagaagagagggaaaaggAATTAGTGTGACAGCTggaaagaaaccctaaattttctttatatattgttggtataaatataaaattttcaaacttaATGAATTTCATGTTGGTTTCTTGGTTTCGGATAGGGTATAACAATTTTTATACCCAaaccaaaacctgattttttGGTCTTCAGATTTTTCTTGAACTCGTACCAGAAGATCGTAGGATGCAAGTACTGTTCTTCTAATCCTACGTTAGTTCGGACTCTACTAAGTTCGAACCTCGTTCAGATTGGACTGAACTGTCGTCATTATATGTAATAAGAAATCTTGTTTCAAAGGAGGAAAAACATATAGGAGTAAGAGTAATCAATTAACCGCCGTATTAAACAAGATATCGTCTCAAACAACGTGACTGCCCACAATTTTCTCTGTGGGCTTTGGGTTATATAGGAAAATCTTTATACGATTGAAATTTAATGACTTTCCTCAAGAAACACGAAGGAAATCGAAGTCGGTTGCTTTTCCTTGCTTGCTTCCAACTCACgattatatatagatagatacaAACTCACCAGTCTTTGTATATACAGAAACGAACTTCAGATATATCTAATCCTAAAATTAACAGTACAATCATAGTGGTGTATCATACCTACCACTTTGTATATCCTTCGTACAATCAGGTCTGATTTACTTTATGCTAGCTGCAATTTCATGTCTAAATCGTGCACAGTTTGCAACGAAGTGTTTCCTAGTGGAAAATCATGGGGAGGCCATATAAGGGCATGTTACAAGAAGGAGGAAGACGAAAAGGATCGAGAAGATACTGATGATTGGAGGGTACATGATTGCTCTTCTTCAGAATCAGAATCAGAGTTTGAATTtcatgttgatgttgatgagaGTAGTACTAAAGGGTCCGTGGAGCCCGTCGATTTGAGGGAGTATCTCCCACGGGGTTGGTCAGGAAATAGCAAGAAGAAAAGATCTAGAAAAAATAAGCTCAAATTTGCTGCTTTAAATCAAGCCAGAAAGAAAAGTTTTGCAGATCACATTCTTGAAGCTGCAGCCTTAAACCTTCTACTGTGGCCTTCAGTCTGTGATAGCAAACAGAAGGGTATTAGAGAAGAATTAGCCAAGTACCAAGATAGGTTTGCTCATCAACTTGCCTTGAATAAGAAGCCAATGAAAAGCATTGCTTATACGCGAGAAAAAAGGTCCTCAGAGTTCAAAGTGGGACATGAAAGAACATACGTGTGCAGGGAATGTGGATTAGTTTTTGACAGCTTCCAAGGTCTCGGCGGCCACCTGGCCGCCCACAAtaggaagagagagagggaaaaagaAGGGAAATTGGATCTGGTAAGTGGGGTTCATCAAGATTCGAGAGGCAAAAACGTTATAATTGGTGATGCTCCTAGAAAAGAGTACAAGTGTAACCTGTGCGAAAGAAGTTTTGCAAGTGGACAAGCTCTCGGCGGACATATGAGCTATCATGGCACTGCTCATAAGGTTTACAAGCATGAAGGACATAATAGCCATCACATCACTGCTGATACGGAAAATAATGACTCCGCATCCAGCTATGAGGCATCGAATGGGGCAGATAGTCAATATTCCAATCCTCAATCTAGTGTACAAGTTAGTCACCTTGATCCTCAACCTGGTAGTGCATTGGATTTGAACATGGCTCCAGATGAGGGTTTATGGGGAAATGATGTTGGAgtccaaaaaaaatctcagTTAAGTTAGTGTTACAGTACTGGCATTAGATTATTAATGCACATAGTTTAGGGGACTTGACGTTGGAGATTGAAAAATTCCTAGTCAAGTTAGTGTTACACTTGCATTTGATTGTTAATACAATTAATAAcctctttaattcttttttatcctGAACTTTTGCTGgctttaatttactttttttggtTGATTATGTGCTCCATTTAGCTGAACATTTAGCCTGTGGTCTAACGCCTTCCTTTTAGAGTAGATCTTTACTCACTTCTCCTACGTGCCTGCTTCTCCATCCACTATTTTTTCCATCTCCTCTCCTTTCATTGTGAACTTCGAGGAGTTCTTCATGGTTATTGCACATTGCGTAATGATTTTCTTTGTGCTTGTGGATGCTTTGCACTATTGCCTTGCTATAATTCCTACACTTAAAGTTCAGCTTACGTAGCGGTTGCCTCCTGCTTTCCTCTCTACTTTGCTGCTGGTGTCAATCCGGTTCGAGGAGATAAACTTGTGatctatcaaaaaaatttcttctaaGTGATGATTCTTATCCATTTAGATGCTCTGTGGTTTATAGGGAATTCTCCAGTCTTTGCATCTTTTATCCTGCAGTTGCCCAACATTTCAATACCTTCGATCTGTCAACTATTTTTGACTGGAATGTGCTTGCTTCTCTTCGCAATCAGATGTGCAGCTAGCCTGGACTAAATTCTTTTTTCTGACAGTAGCATTATATATCAGACTTTGAGACTAGCGGTCTGAATACTACGCATACGTTGGTTTAGTTATACAAGTGTTAAGCTGGCTTGTCAAATCTTGGAGTAATATGATTTTGGTCTGTTCTAAGAGCTGAGCCTTATCCTTACACGGCTCGGTTTCTCTCTTAATCTGTATGTTTTCCCACCATGGCTCCATTGGCTACTGGTGTTTATCTTTGTTCATTGGATAGCATGTGATGTCCTTAACTGGAGGTAGATTTTCTTAATGCGTTTGACACTGCTTTACACCCAAAAAGAAAGTAACTACAGCGTCATTGTGCCTGGGCTGTGAGGGCTCTCTACCGCATGAATAGTTCAATGTGCTCATCAGAGCTTGACCTGAGATGTGGATCATCCAAGGCATGGCGTATTTCTCCTGTTCAAGCCGGGGTTTGAAACCAAACTTCTCCTCAGGAGGATAGCTAGCTCGCTCCTGCAAAATCGCCATGGCTAGACGCTTTCAAGGATGTAAAAGCTGATACAGTCACTCGAGAGCTGGTGGCAGAGTACTGTTGCGTAGATGTTGGAATTGTCTGTCTTGTATAGAATTATCCTGAAATACTCCCTTAAAATGGTTTATAAGAGGTGGGTTTTTAAgggtttaataaaattaaaaataatttgtggtGTCTTTCATGGTGGGCTTCGTGGTGAGTCTtcgatataaatatttataacatcaaAGTTGGGTACTTGGAATTAAACTTGTCAAcaacattatcattatttttaaaaaaatttagaaattaaatttgtcGGTAGATTTTGGCTGTGAATGTTGATTAAACTGAACTAAgctattattcaatttaattcaaaaacttaaatgttattgttaatttaaatattatttctagCAATTCTATAGTTTCATTGTGAAGTTGGTTTATACATGTGATTATTGGAATCAAGATTAACtagcaattatttattttgattcaagaaattaaatattatttttaatatatagttgtATAATTCCAATGCGTTTTTTCAAGTATACAGATAATACTAGCTGATACATAAGAATATATACACATCAAACAACGAATTTTTCCTTTTGTCTTTACTTAATTTCTATATATCCTTGACGAGAGATGTTGCCCTTGTgtataacaaataaatatcttaataattattattaatatttaccCTTGTGGTTGAAGATCATGCTAATACACTTCTTAGTAGCAAACACTTTTTGATAATTCATCAAGAATCAAACTCTTTTTTCCCTACGTTTTACTTTCTGCTTTTTATACAAAGTACGTACGTAGCAAACACAAACGTACCAGTCAAATATTcctataaatttgaaaattcttCTTAATTCAGCAGCAGAagcaatattttaattaatgcacTAAATCAAAAGGGAGGAGACAAAACCCTGTATGGCTTTCCTTCAAGTCTTTTAGTGTGGCTTAGATTCCTTCTGTTATTCTTCGATGGCTAAAAAAGTATTGGGACAGGActgattaggtttttttttgtctttctgtTGCTTTGTTTCATAGCAAGTGGATTTAAATCTTAACGgtgatattgttttattatatatatatatatatatatatatatatatatatatatatatgcatgctttAAGCCAACCTGATGCTCAGGGCACCTAGCTAGATCCCGAGTCAACATATGACAccaggttttaaaacttttcCATCTACaccattaacttttttatatttctgtCTCAATCATCATGTAAAATAGCTCAACCCATCATCATTCTAGCTAGATTGTATTTCATTTGGATTAATTATTGGACTTGATTTATGTTATTActgaacattttattttaatttgctataaacctaattgttgatttttttttattaaggattttCTCCACcctttcccttcccttcccttcccttcccttcttcttctctcaagcttcttcttcctcttctctctTCCTTCATTTGAAAGCCATCCAAATATTAGGGCAAGTactgagaaagatgatgaaaagaaaaattataggaAACAAATGCAGATGCATCTAAGCACACAAGTGATCAATCTCGAACAATTAGGGCAGAAGGAGATTCATTATGATCTCAAATTAAGTTGCAAGAATTACAATGTATCCtaccataattaatttaaatatttccaCTTGCgctcataaataaatttttttatccatcatACATACCTGCTTGTATAAGAGTAATCTGAATACAATCTGagtttcaactaaaaaaaaagggcacTGTCATATAAAGAGAGGAGCAACAAAAATAATAGTCCAGTCATCTTAAGAGCTTTACTCAACAGTAACACTAGAAGAAATGAATTACAGGTGTGCAATGAAACTTGAAAACTTTGTTACAACTACAATCCCATTCCCTAGATGATACTCTCAAACTTTGCTAAGAAATGCTGAGAATACACAGAAAAAAGACCTACTATGTTACTTAAGTGGGTACAACCACCCCACAATAGGGCGATAACTGCAGcactaaaaaccaaaaaaccaagaTGAGCAAAATCAACTGAATGAGAAAACATGCAGCTACCTTACATACTTTGTTCTGCATCTTAAACACCTCTTCAGTCCCTAAAACATCCCCACAGTATTTTTCCAACTCCTCCGCTTGTTTCTTTAAAGATGCAGCCTTGTTCCCTGCTTCTCCTAGCTTATTCAGCATCTGCACTTGCTCACCAGCCAAAGCCTCTTGTTCCTCAAATAGGGTGATTTGATCGCCTGCAGCAACTCCCAACTTCTGTAGACTCATTAGCCCTAAATGCTCAATCTCAGCCTCGATCTTTTGCTTGAATAGTCCCTCCAGCTCGTTCTCAATCTCTCTATATTTCTCTTGCTGCAACTCTGTAGTACTCGCTGATTCTTCTTTTGGTGACCTGTCACCATTCAAGGTGGCTTCCAGTTCAGCAACCCTCAACTCCTTCACCTTGAGCATAGCCTTTGCCTCCTCCAGTCTGCTCTCCAAGTACTGTACAGTCTGCGTTAAGCTTAATACTCTGAACTCCAAGGAATTTGATTCTTTGATACTTTCAGAATCAAACTGGTTAGGTAAGCTTGATTTGTGGATTTCTGGATTAGCTGAAGAGGAATCTTCCACTACACTGCTAACTTTCCCGATCTCCCCCAATTTTTGAACCtctgtaagaaaataaattactcAGTTAATTATGCTAATATGCTACCATCCCATTTTATCTTGCAGAAAATGGACACAAGGTCTTCATCCATAACAAATCAATCTGATACAACAACGCCATCATTAACATAAACAGAAAGACAAATGCTGCTCCATAGGTATCAACAGGTGAGAGAAAAGTAAAC from the Populus nigra chromosome 9, ddPopNigr1.1, whole genome shotgun sequence genome contains:
- the LOC133702819 gene encoding zinc finger protein ZAT9-like, encoding MFALAELQHINGGRAAVAATVCNEVFPSGKSWGGHIRACYKKEEDEKDREDTDDWRVHDCSSSESESEFEFHVDVDESSTKGSVEPVDLREYLPRGWSGNSKKKRSRKNKLKFAALNQARKKSFADHILEAAALNLLLWPSVCDSKQKGIREELAKYQDRFAHQLALNKKPMKSIAYTREKRSSEFKVGHERTYVCRECGLVFDSFQGLGGHLAAHNRKREREKEGKLDLVSGVHQDSRGKNVIIGDAPRKEYKCNLCERSFASGQALGGHMSYHGTAHKVYKHEGHNSHHITADTENNDSASSYEASNGADSQYSNPQSSVQVSHLDPQPGSALDLNMAPDEGLWGNDVGVQKKSQLS